A single window of Streptomyces griseoviridis DNA harbors:
- a CDS encoding ABC transporter substrate-binding protein, with amino-acid sequence MRSRPRVTPALALAVTLLTAAACSAPRDDGAAPGAAGRTVTPVRGCAARSWTDPADRSPTRAPARCAPGTPAPHRLTTRRKLTIATGTLSAEYVAPLEVALDKGEFEKEGLKVTLKVLPTPDALPLLAGGDIDALWAAPEAAVMNGIRGGFNIRWVAGNFSPDPESRSGLWARLRDGETAAGVRLAGRSLGTMIGKGSVIAYPMERALKRHGGGLDRIRYHQLGSADVLTALRNGGVDSAWLLDPVWRTVDGDPGYAFLGGQPLGEPLGGLLYGRSLLRDDVDAGVALMRAYLRTVDTYFGADYKSDPAFVTYLSRLTKIDERTLRATPSLRVDWEIRAGTTGRLQEAYAAQGATGRARPLPESRTVDRSYYAEAVGHRP; translated from the coding sequence ATGAGAAGCCGCCCGCGCGTCACCCCCGCGCTCGCGCTCGCCGTGACCCTCCTCACCGCGGCCGCCTGCTCCGCCCCGCGCGACGACGGGGCCGCCCCGGGCGCGGCCGGCCGGACCGTCACCCCGGTACGGGGGTGCGCGGCGAGGTCGTGGACGGACCCCGCCGACCGGTCGCCGACCCGCGCACCGGCCCGCTGCGCGCCCGGCACCCCCGCGCCGCACCGCCTGACGACCCGGAGGAAGCTGACCATCGCGACCGGCACCCTGAGCGCCGAATATGTGGCGCCCCTCGAAGTGGCCCTCGACAAGGGCGAGTTCGAGAAGGAGGGGCTGAAGGTGACACTGAAGGTGCTGCCGACTCCCGACGCGCTGCCGCTGCTGGCGGGCGGCGACATCGACGCGCTCTGGGCGGCCCCCGAGGCGGCGGTCATGAACGGGATCAGGGGCGGCTTCAACATCAGGTGGGTGGCGGGCAACTTCTCCCCCGACCCGGAGTCCAGGAGCGGCCTGTGGGCACGGCTGCGGGACGGCGAGACGGCGGCGGGGGTCCGGCTGGCGGGACGCTCACTGGGCACGATGATCGGCAAGGGGTCGGTGATCGCGTACCCGATGGAACGGGCGCTCAAGAGGCACGGGGGCGGCCTCGACCGGATCCGGTACCACCAGTTGGGCTCGGCGGACGTCCTGACGGCCCTGCGCAACGGCGGCGTCGACTCGGCGTGGCTCCTCGACCCGGTCTGGCGCACGGTGGACGGCGACCCCGGCTACGCGTTCCTCGGCGGCCAGCCCCTGGGGGAACCGCTGGGCGGCCTGCTGTACGGGCGGTCGCTGCTGCGCGACGACGTGGACGCGGGCGTCGCCCTGATGCGGGCCTACCTGCGCACCGTCGACACGTACTTCGGGGCCGACTACAAGTCCGACCCGGCGTTCGTGACGTACCTCTCCCGCCTCACGAAGATCGACGAACGGACGCTCAGGGCGACGCCGTCGCTGCGCGTGGACTGGGAGATCAGGGCCGGGACGACCGGGCGGCTCCAGGAGGCGTACGCGGCACAGGGGGCGACGGGCCGGGCCCGCCCGCTGCCGGAGTCGAGAACGGTGGACCGCAGCTACTACGCGGAGGCGGTGGGCCACCGCCCCTGA
- a CDS encoding ABC transporter permease → MSALLTDRPESVLVRRPGPAELDPARAHRRRRTVELSLALAVPLALVLLWQLAAARGWIDDRVYPAPSTIAADGWDRAVAGELWPDVRATLGRVLSGYAIGTAAGYALGLLMGSLPLVRAALEPLLDALYVVPKLALLPVFLNMFGLGEGPQVALVAATVFFFVWISTMSAVLAVPAGHRDAGRVFGASPWQMFRHVLLPASLPEVLVGARIAAGVAVLVIVASEQIAATDGLGHLIFDSRALFENDVMFTGIVCVALLGVVFSELVRLLGRLLTPWSPRDSGRTRT, encoded by the coding sequence ATGAGCGCGCTGCTGACCGACCGGCCCGAATCGGTCCTGGTCCGCCGGCCGGGCCCGGCCGAACTGGACCCGGCGCGCGCCCACCGCCGTCGCAGGACCGTAGAGCTTTCGCTGGCCCTCGCGGTGCCGCTGGCGCTGGTGCTGCTGTGGCAACTGGCCGCCGCGCGGGGCTGGATCGACGACCGCGTCTACCCCGCGCCGTCCACGATCGCGGCCGACGGCTGGGACCGGGCCGTCGCGGGCGAGCTGTGGCCCGACGTGCGGGCGACGCTCGGCCGGGTCCTGTCGGGCTACGCGATCGGCACCGCCGCGGGCTACGCGCTCGGCCTGCTGATGGGATCGCTCCCGCTGGTCAGGGCGGCCCTCGAACCGCTCCTCGACGCCCTGTACGTGGTCCCGAAGCTGGCGCTGCTGCCGGTCTTCCTCAACATGTTCGGGCTGGGCGAGGGCCCGCAGGTGGCGCTGGTGGCGGCGACCGTCTTCTTCTTCGTGTGGATCTCGACGATGTCCGCGGTGCTGGCCGTCCCGGCCGGCCACCGGGACGCCGGCCGGGTCTTCGGCGCCTCCCCGTGGCAGATGTTCCGCCATGTCCTGCTGCCCGCGTCGCTGCCCGAGGTTCTGGTCGGGGCGCGGATCGCGGCCGGGGTCGCGGTCCTGGTGATCGTCGCGTCGGAGCAGATCGCCGCGACGGACGGCCTGGGCCATCTGATCTTCGACTCGCGCGCCCTGTTCGAGAACGACGTGATGTTCACGGGCATCGTCTGCGTGGCGCTCCTGGGCGTCGTCTTCTCCGAACTGGTCCGGCTGCTGGGCCGGTTGCTGACGCCCTGGTCGCCGAGGGACAGCGGGAGGACCCGGACATGA
- a CDS encoding tetratricopeptide repeat protein produces MDVMGDKATLFESGRFVQPSGRDDAVEAAEEAAEELRQRLAAEAGDVDAMSVLGAMLLRRGDLDGAEPQLRAATAAGDRAAANNLGVLLHQRGYPDEAAGWWRIAAVAGSAAAAHALGRHHRERGDEPAAEYWLRQSAEQGHALGAYALADLLEHRGDPGAETWLRASAERGHREAAYRLARALDRKSALAQGAGREIMTRGARADRGTGAPRAKATARAVRPADEAEQWYRQAAARGHQRAALHLGAILEKRGELKEAGRWYLTSAKDGDARAACALGFLLRDAGDSESAAVWWLRAAQEGDGNAANALGALHAERGQNQTAERWYRAAMDAGDDNGAYNLGLLCAEQGRTAQAEQWYRRAAYAGHREAANALAILLLQGGDATGAEPWFSKAAEAGSVDAAFNLGILFAGRGEEASALRWYERAAVAGHTEAALQVGIARLRAGDESDAERYLRWAAGGGNAEAAYRLATVLDARRPPESAHELGEIVHQKTECEEWYERAASQGHRRSQVRVGMLAAARGDVVEAARWYREAAEAGSRNGAFNLGLLLAREGSEPEAAVWWTKAADAGHGRAALRLALVYARRGELAEGQRWASRAVALGPPEVGERAGRLRDALREELSA; encoded by the coding sequence ATGGACGTTATGGGGGACAAGGCAACTCTGTTCGAGAGCGGGCGATTTGTGCAGCCCTCCGGGCGGGACGATGCCGTGGAAGCCGCGGAGGAGGCCGCCGAGGAACTTCGTCAGCGACTCGCCGCGGAAGCGGGTGACGTCGACGCGATGAGCGTCCTCGGCGCCATGCTGCTGCGCCGCGGCGACCTCGACGGAGCCGAGCCGCAGCTCCGGGCCGCCACCGCGGCCGGCGACCGGGCCGCGGCCAACAACCTCGGAGTCCTCCTCCACCAGCGCGGATACCCCGACGAAGCCGCCGGCTGGTGGCGGATCGCGGCCGTCGCCGGATCGGCCGCCGCCGCCCACGCCCTCGGCCGCCACCACCGCGAGCGCGGCGACGAACCCGCCGCCGAGTACTGGCTGCGCCAGTCCGCCGAACAGGGCCACGCGCTGGGCGCCTACGCCCTCGCCGACCTCCTCGAACACCGCGGTGACCCGGGCGCCGAGACATGGCTGCGCGCCTCCGCCGAACGCGGCCACCGGGAAGCCGCCTACCGGCTGGCCCGCGCCCTCGACCGCAAGTCCGCCCTCGCGCAGGGCGCCGGCCGGGAGATCATGACCAGGGGCGCCCGCGCCGACCGCGGCACCGGCGCACCCCGCGCGAAGGCGACCGCGCGCGCGGTCCGCCCGGCCGACGAGGCAGAGCAGTGGTACCGGCAGGCCGCCGCGCGCGGACACCAGCGGGCCGCGCTGCACCTCGGCGCGATCCTGGAGAAGCGCGGCGAACTCAAGGAGGCCGGGCGCTGGTACCTGACCTCCGCCAAGGACGGCGACGCGCGCGCCGCCTGCGCCCTCGGCTTCCTGCTGCGCGACGCGGGCGACTCCGAGAGCGCCGCCGTCTGGTGGCTGCGGGCCGCCCAGGAGGGCGACGGCAACGCCGCGAACGCGCTCGGCGCGCTGCACGCCGAACGCGGCCAGAACCAGACCGCCGAACGCTGGTACCGGGCCGCGATGGACGCGGGCGACGACAACGGCGCCTACAACCTCGGGCTCCTCTGCGCCGAGCAGGGCCGCACCGCGCAGGCCGAACAGTGGTACCGGCGCGCCGCCTACGCCGGCCACCGGGAGGCGGCCAACGCGCTGGCCATCCTGCTTCTGCAGGGCGGTGACGCGACGGGCGCCGAGCCGTGGTTCTCGAAGGCGGCCGAGGCCGGCAGCGTCGACGCGGCCTTCAACCTCGGCATCCTCTTCGCCGGGCGCGGCGAGGAGGCGTCCGCGCTGCGCTGGTACGAGCGGGCCGCCGTTGCCGGGCACACCGAGGCGGCGTTGCAGGTCGGCATCGCGCGGCTGCGGGCCGGTGACGAGTCCGACGCCGAGCGGTATCTGCGATGGGCGGCGGGAGGCGGCAACGCGGAGGCCGCGTACCGGCTCGCCACCGTCCTCGACGCGCGGCGCCCGCCGGAGTCCGCGCACGAGCTGGGGGAGATCGTCCACCAGAAGACCGAGTGCGAGGAGTGGTACGAGCGGGCCGCCTCCCAGGGGCACCGGCGTTCCCAGGTGCGGGTCGGGATGCTGGCCGCCGCCCGCGGTGACGTCGTCGAGGCCGCCCGGTGGTACCGGGAGGCCGCCGAGGCCGGGTCGCGCAACGGCGCGTTCAACCTGGGGCTGCTGCTGGCCCGGGAGGGGAGCGAGCCCGAGGCGGCCGTGTGGTGGACCAAGGCGGCCGACGCGGGCCACGGCCGGGCGGCGCTGCGGCTCGCGCTCGTGTACGCGCGCCGCGGAGAACTGGCGGAGGGCCAGCGCTGGGCCTCGCGCGCCGTCGCGCTCGGCCCGCCCGAGGTGGGCGAACGCGCGGGCCGCCTGCGCGACGCACTCCGAGAGGAACTCTCGGCCTGA
- a CDS encoding UPF0182 family membrane protein: MPDRGGGPTGPRIRVGRPSRRARTLLMTLGVLAVLGMAFTMFAGFWTDWLWYRSVNYSSVFTTTLWTKIGLFFVFGLLMAVAVGFNVWLAHRLRPPLSAMSMEQQSLDRYRMGVAPYKKWLLLGITALVGLIAGASAAGQWRTWLMWVNGVPFGQKDPQFRLDVSFYAFDLPWYRFLLGFGFAAAILSLIAAALTHYLYGGLRVTSPGARATAAATGHLSVLLGIFVALKAVAYWLDRYGLAVKSSDFKATDNWTGLRYVDANAYLPAKTILFCIAVICAALFFATLWRRTWQLPVIGFGLMVLSAILIGGLYPAIVQKFQVQPNEQAKEAPYVNKNLKATREAYGIDDAQVTEYSGTGSTKDKTKLRDDVDSTASIRILDPNIVSPTFQQLQQIRNYYAFPTNLDVDRYSKDGKDQDTVIGLRELNLNGIPKNNWINDHFRYTHGYGVVAAKGTTADAEGRPVFTESDLPSKGDLGDYQQRVYYGEKTTTYSIVGGPQKEIDYSDDSGEKTTSYQGKSGVSLSSPVNRAAYALAFSEPQILYSGAIGEGSRILYNRTPKERVEAVAPWLTIDGDAYPAVVGNKIQWIVDAYTTTNGYPYASRTTLGDTTADSLTATNNSRAVVAQQNQVNYIRNSVKATIDAYTGEVKLYQWDTKDPVLKTWMKAFPGTVQSKSAISPGLMDHLRYPQDLFKVQRELLTRYHVKDAQTFLSGSEVWQVPDDPTNKSGNAVPPYYLSMKMPDQKAQAFSLTTTFTPNGRDNLSAFMSVDAEAGTSDYGKIRILKLPTSTTVNGPKQVQSQFNSEQDIAESIKLLKGGDSDIEYGNLLTVPLDGGLLYVEPVYVRGGGLKYPLLRKVLVTYGGNTAFEDTLDQALDKVFGTQDTGTSPPDDDTTTNPPPTSENPTVQGALEDAQKAFDAGQDALKKNDWEAYGKAQKDLEDALRRAEDAQNAADKKKPSGGGEASPSPSGSPSASRSPSSA, translated from the coding sequence ATGCCGGACCGCGGCGGAGGCCCGACGGGGCCACGGATCAGAGTCGGCCGCCCGTCCCGGCGGGCCCGGACCCTGCTCATGACACTGGGCGTCCTTGCCGTGCTCGGCATGGCGTTCACCATGTTCGCGGGCTTCTGGACGGACTGGCTCTGGTACCGGTCGGTGAACTACTCCTCGGTCTTCACCACCACGCTCTGGACCAAGATCGGCCTGTTCTTCGTCTTCGGCCTGCTGATGGCCGTCGCGGTCGGCTTCAACGTCTGGCTCGCGCACCGGCTGCGTCCGCCGCTGAGCGCCATGTCCATGGAGCAGCAGAGTCTGGACCGCTACCGGATGGGCGTCGCGCCCTACAAGAAGTGGCTGCTCCTCGGGATCACCGCGCTGGTGGGCCTGATCGCGGGTGCCTCGGCCGCCGGTCAGTGGCGGACCTGGCTGATGTGGGTCAACGGCGTGCCCTTCGGACAGAAGGACCCGCAGTTCCGGCTCGACGTCTCGTTCTACGCGTTCGACCTGCCCTGGTACCGGTTCCTGCTGGGCTTCGGGTTCGCCGCCGCGATCCTCTCGCTGATCGCCGCCGCGCTCACCCACTACCTGTACGGCGGGCTGCGCGTGACGTCCCCGGGCGCGCGCGCCACGGCCGCCGCCACCGGCCATCTGTCGGTGCTGCTCGGCATCTTCGTCGCCCTCAAGGCGGTCGCGTACTGGCTCGACCGGTACGGACTCGCCGTGAAGTCCAGTGACTTCAAGGCGACGGACAACTGGACCGGTCTGCGGTACGTCGACGCCAACGCCTATCTGCCGGCCAAGACGATCCTGTTCTGCATCGCCGTGATCTGCGCGGCGCTGTTCTTCGCCACCCTCTGGCGGCGCACCTGGCAGCTGCCGGTGATCGGCTTCGGCCTGATGGTCCTCTCGGCGATCCTGATCGGCGGGCTCTACCCGGCGATCGTCCAGAAGTTCCAGGTCCAGCCGAACGAGCAGGCCAAGGAAGCCCCGTACGTCAACAAGAACCTGAAGGCGACGCGCGAGGCCTACGGCATCGACGACGCGCAGGTCACCGAGTACTCGGGCACCGGCAGCACCAAGGACAAGACCAAGCTGCGCGACGACGTGGACTCCACGGCGAGCATCCGCATCCTGGACCCGAACATCGTCTCGCCGACGTTCCAGCAGCTCCAGCAGATCAGGAACTACTACGCGTTCCCGACCAACCTGGACGTGGACCGGTACAGCAAGGACGGCAAGGACCAGGACACCGTCATCGGTCTGCGCGAGCTGAACCTGAACGGCATCCCGAAGAACAACTGGATCAACGACCACTTCCGCTACACCCACGGATACGGCGTGGTCGCCGCCAAGGGCACCACGGCCGACGCCGAGGGCCGGCCCGTCTTCACCGAGTCCGACCTGCCGTCCAAGGGTGACCTGGGCGACTACCAGCAGCGGGTCTACTACGGCGAGAAGACCACCACGTACTCGATCGTCGGCGGTCCCCAGAAGGAGATCGACTACTCCGACGACAGTGGTGAGAAGACCACGAGCTACCAGGGCAAGAGCGGCGTCAGCCTGTCGAGCCCGGTCAACCGGGCCGCGTACGCGCTGGCGTTCAGCGAGCCGCAGATCCTGTACTCCGGTGCCATCGGCGAGGGTTCGCGGATCCTCTACAACCGCACCCCCAAGGAGCGCGTGGAGGCGGTCGCCCCCTGGCTGACCATCGACGGCGACGCCTATCCCGCCGTCGTCGGCAACAAGATCCAGTGGATCGTCGACGCCTACACGACGACCAACGGGTACCCGTACGCCTCGCGGACCACGCTCGGTGACACCACGGCCGACTCGCTGACCGCGACGAACAACTCCCGTGCGGTGGTGGCCCAGCAGAACCAGGTCAACTACATCCGCAACTCGGTGAAGGCGACCATCGACGCGTACACCGGCGAGGTCAAGCTCTACCAGTGGGACACCAAGGACCCCGTCCTGAAGACGTGGATGAAGGCCTTCCCCGGCACGGTGCAGTCCAAGAGCGCCATCTCCCCCGGCCTGATGGACCATCTGCGCTACCCGCAGGACCTGTTCAAGGTGCAGCGCGAACTCCTCACCCGCTACCACGTCAAGGACGCGCAGACGTTCCTGTCCGGCAGCGAGGTGTGGCAGGTGCCGGACGACCCGACCAACAAGTCGGGCAACGCGGTGCCGCCGTACTACCTGAGCATGAAGATGCCGGACCAGAAGGCGCAGGCGTTCTCGCTCACGACGACGTTCACGCCCAACGGCCGTGACAACCTGAGCGCGTTCATGTCGGTCGACGCGGAGGCGGGCACCAGCGACTACGGCAAGATCAGAATCCTGAAACTGCCGACCAGCACCACGGTCAACGGTCCCAAGCAGGTCCAGAGCCAGTTCAACTCCGAACAGGACATCGCCGAATCGATCAAGCTGCTCAAGGGCGGCGACTCCGACATCGAGTACGGCAACCTGCTCACCGTCCCGCTGGACGGCGGACTGCTCTACGTCGAACCGGTCTATGTGCGCGGTGGCGGGCTCAAGTACCCGCTGCTGAGAAAGGTGCTGGTGACCTACGGAGGCAACACCGCCTTCGAGGACACCCTGGACCAGGCGCTCGACAAGGTCTTCGGCACCCAGGACACCGGGACGTCGCCTCCTGACGACGACACCACCACCAACCCGCCGCCGACGTCCGAGAACCCGACGGTCCAGGGCGCGCTCGAAGACGCCCAGAAGGCGTTCGACGCGGGCCAGGACGCCCTGAAGAAGAACGACTGGGAGGCGTACGGCAAGGCCCAGAAGGACCTTGAGGACGCGCTCAGGCGGGCCGAGGACGCGCAGAACGCCGCCGACAAGAAGAAGCCGAGCGGCGGCGGCGAGGCGAGTCCGAGCCCCAGCGGCTCACCGAGCGCCAGCAGAAGTCCGAGCAGCGCCTGA
- a CDS encoding ABC transporter ATP-binding protein: MGEPRPALEATGLTRTFGRAPHAVDALGPLELTVATGEFVCVVGPSGCGKSTLLRIAAGLLRPSTGALRIRTTSPRPAAMIFQDYGIYDWKTVRANVRFGLDVQRVPRREADARAAAWLARMELTGFADAYPATLSGGMRQRVAIARALAVEPELLLMDEPFAALDAQLRTILQDELLDLTQTTRTTTLFITHSLEEALLLGDRVLVMSARPGRIIAERRPPFPRPRTGAVRTAPEFTALKGELWDLLREEAVPA; encoded by the coding sequence GTGGGAGAGCCCCGCCCCGCACTCGAAGCCACCGGTCTGACCCGGACCTTCGGCCGCGCACCGCACGCCGTCGACGCCCTCGGCCCGCTCGAACTCACCGTCGCCACAGGTGAGTTCGTGTGTGTCGTGGGCCCTTCGGGCTGCGGGAAGTCCACGTTGCTGCGGATCGCCGCCGGGCTGCTGCGCCCCAGCACGGGCGCCCTGCGCATCCGCACCACGAGCCCGCGCCCGGCCGCCATGATCTTCCAGGACTACGGCATCTACGACTGGAAGACCGTCCGCGCCAACGTCCGCTTCGGCCTGGACGTGCAGCGGGTCCCGCGCCGGGAGGCCGACGCGCGCGCCGCCGCCTGGCTGGCCCGCATGGAGCTGACCGGGTTCGCGGACGCCTACCCGGCGACCCTCTCCGGCGGCATGCGGCAGCGGGTGGCGATCGCCCGAGCCCTCGCGGTGGAGCCCGAACTCCTGCTGATGGACGAGCCGTTCGCGGCCCTCGACGCCCAACTGCGCACGATCCTCCAGGACGAGCTGCTCGACCTCACCCAGACCACCCGCACCACCACCCTCTTCATCACGCACAGCCTGGAGGAGGCGCTGCTCCTCGGCGACCGCGTCCTGGTGATGTCGGCGCGCCCCGGCCGGATCATCGCCGAGCGCCGCCCGCCGTTCCCGCGCCCCCGCACCGGCGCCGTCCGCACCGCCCCCGAGTTCACCGCGCTCAAGGGCGAACTGTGGGATCTGCTGCGCGAGGAGGCGGTCCCGGCATGA
- a CDS encoding Fur family transcriptional regulator has product MSDLLERLRGRGWRMTAQRRVVAEVLDGEHVHLTADEVHSRAVAKLPEISRATVYNTLGELVSLGEVLEVSTDRRAKRYDPNAHQPHHHLVCARCGAIKDVHPVGNPMADLPDSERFGFTVSDVEVTYRGVCPNCATA; this is encoded by the coding sequence ATGAGCGACCTTCTGGAGCGGCTGCGCGGACGCGGATGGCGCATGACCGCGCAGCGGCGCGTCGTGGCCGAGGTACTCGACGGCGAGCACGTCCACCTGACGGCCGACGAGGTGCACTCCCGCGCCGTCGCCAAGCTCCCCGAGATCTCCCGGGCCACGGTCTACAACACGCTGGGCGAGCTGGTCTCGCTCGGCGAGGTGCTCGAGGTCAGCACCGACCGGCGCGCCAAGCGCTACGACCCGAACGCCCATCAGCCCCACCACCACCTGGTCTGCGCGCGCTGCGGAGCCATCAAGGACGTCCACCCGGTCGGCAACCCGATGGCCGACCTCCCCGACTCGGAGCGCTTCGGCTTCACCGTCTCGGACGTCGAGGTGACCTACCGGGGCGTCTGCCCGAACTGCGCGACGGCGTAA
- a CDS encoding CBS domain-containing protein, whose protein sequence is MLVRDAMSTVVLTIGPAHTLRQAATLMSSRRVGAALVLDPDAGGIGILTERDVLNSVGRGQNPDAEPTHAHTTNNVVFASPTWTLEEAARTMAHGGFRHLVVLDGGEPAGIVSVRDIIRCWAPVRALAF, encoded by the coding sequence ATGCTCGTCCGCGACGCCATGAGCACGGTGGTCCTCACCATCGGCCCCGCCCACACCCTCCGCCAGGCGGCCACCCTGATGTCCTCGCGCCGGGTGGGCGCCGCCCTCGTCCTCGACCCCGACGCCGGAGGCATCGGGATCCTCACCGAACGGGACGTCCTGAACTCCGTCGGCCGGGGCCAGAACCCGGACGCGGAACCCACCCACGCCCACACCACCAACAACGTCGTCTTCGCGTCGCCGACCTGGACGCTGGAGGAGGCGGCCCGCACGATGGCGCACGGCGGCTTCCGCCACCTGGTGGTCCTGGACGGCGGCGAGCCCGCCGGGATCGTCTCGGTCCGCGACATCATCCGCTGCTGGGCACCGGTCAGGGCGCTGGCCTTCTAG
- a CDS encoding YlbL family protein has product MPRRTATMLASTLMLIALLCAGVLTPVPYSEMSPGPTVNTLGDHDGEPVLQISGHKTYPTSGHLNMTTVRVTSADYRMNLVEAVYGWLAHDNKVVPHDTLYPDGKTEEQSTQENAEEFSQSQESAKVAALKELDVPVRSWVIVSTVVKGSPAEGKLHAGDVIKDVDGTAVKEPADVAKLVTKHKPGENVVFTIVPAKEQADAEKEQRETARTEEITVRTAASDDGGTERAVVGISAGTDHTFPFTIDIKLADVGGPSAGLMFALGIYDKLTPGSLTGGAFVAGTGTIDDDGKVGPIGGIEMKTVGARDKGAQYFLTPADNCAAAAEDTPHGLTLVKVKTIGDALGALKDIRAGDTADLPKCGT; this is encoded by the coding sequence ATGCCACGCCGCACCGCGACGATGCTCGCCTCCACCCTGATGCTGATCGCGCTCCTGTGCGCGGGTGTGCTCACCCCCGTGCCGTACTCGGAGATGTCACCCGGGCCGACGGTGAACACCCTCGGGGACCACGACGGCGAACCGGTGCTCCAGATCTCCGGGCACAAGACGTACCCGACCAGCGGTCACCTGAACATGACGACCGTGCGGGTCACCAGTGCCGACTACCGCATGAACCTCGTCGAGGCGGTCTACGGCTGGCTCGCCCACGACAACAAGGTCGTGCCGCACGACACGCTCTACCCGGACGGCAAGACCGAGGAGCAGTCCACCCAGGAGAACGCCGAGGAGTTCAGCCAGTCCCAGGAGAGCGCCAAGGTCGCCGCCCTGAAGGAGCTGGACGTCCCGGTGCGGTCCTGGGTGATCGTCTCCACCGTCGTCAAGGGATCGCCCGCCGAGGGCAAGCTGCACGCCGGTGACGTCATCAAGGACGTCGACGGGACGGCCGTCAAGGAGCCCGCCGACGTCGCCAAGCTGGTGACCAAGCACAAGCCGGGCGAGAACGTCGTCTTCACGATCGTGCCGGCCAAGGAGCAGGCCGACGCCGAGAAGGAACAGCGCGAGACGGCCAGGACCGAGGAGATCACCGTCAGGACGGCGGCCTCCGACGACGGCGGCACCGAGCGGGCCGTCGTCGGGATCTCCGCCGGGACCGACCACACGTTCCCGTTCACCATCGACATCAAGCTCGCCGACGTCGGCGGCCCGAGCGCGGGACTGATGTTCGCGCTCGGCATCTACGACAAGCTCACCCCCGGCAGCCTCACCGGTGGCGCGTTCGTGGCCGGCACCGGCACGATCGACGACGACGGCAAGGTCGGGCCGATCGGCGGCATCGAGATGAAGACGGTCGGCGCGCGCGACAAGGGCGCCCAGTACTTCCTGACGCCCGCCGACAACTGCGCCGCCGCGGCCGAGGACACCCCGCACGGCCTCACCCTGGTCAAGGTGAAGACCATCGGCGACGCCCTCGGCGCCCTGAAGGACATCCGCGCCGGGGACACCGCCGACCTGCCGAAGTGCGGCACGTAG
- a CDS encoding antibiotic biosynthesis monooxygenase family protein produces the protein MSVVKINVLTVPAEQRETLEKRFASRAGAVENSDGFEWFELLRPVEGTDDYLVYTRWRDEESFQAWMEGPMKAAHQGGGDRPKPAAAGSTVWSFEVVQQAAPKGA, from the coding sequence ATGAGCGTAGTCAAGATCAACGTGCTGACCGTTCCCGCCGAGCAGCGGGAGACCCTGGAGAAGCGCTTCGCGTCGCGCGCCGGTGCCGTCGAGAACTCGGACGGGTTCGAGTGGTTCGAGCTGCTCCGGCCCGTCGAGGGGACCGACGACTACCTGGTGTACACGCGGTGGCGTGACGAGGAGTCGTTCCAGGCGTGGATGGAAGGACCGATGAAGGCGGCCCACCAGGGCGGCGGCGACCGTCCGAAGCCCGCGGCCGCCGGCTCCACGGTCTGGTCCTTCGAGGTGGTCCAGCAGGCGGCGCCCAAGGGCGCGTAG
- a CDS encoding PPA1309 family protein, translating into MSNTPMAANPLTRAVLEIDEYASGLGWDQPARLFALVDTARLRVQEPGLAAQLGLADEEREAAALTPIEQEEIPAGKPLDEFLATIAWPDAVVGCALTVERLMLPPSAEAQVPQGLNEAKLAKWVAAHPERQEVRMTVAALRDGGRDSAVRLREKDTPTEVLTGADLVPGLAQALAATFED; encoded by the coding sequence ATGTCCAACACTCCCATGGCGGCGAACCCGCTCACCCGGGCGGTACTCGAGATCGACGAGTACGCCTCCGGCCTCGGCTGGGACCAGCCCGCCCGCCTCTTCGCCCTCGTCGACACCGCACGGCTGCGGGTCCAGGAACCCGGCCTCGCGGCCCAGCTCGGTCTGGCCGACGAGGAGCGGGAGGCCGCCGCCCTCACCCCGATCGAGCAGGAGGAGATCCCCGCGGGCAAGCCGCTCGACGAGTTCCTCGCCACCATCGCCTGGCCCGACGCGGTGGTCGGCTGCGCGCTCACGGTGGAGCGGCTGATGCTGCCGCCGTCCGCCGAGGCGCAGGTCCCCCAGGGTCTGAACGAGGCGAAGCTGGCGAAGTGGGTGGCCGCGCACCCGGAGCGGCAGGAGGTCAGGATGACGGTCGCGGCGCTGCGCGACGGCGGCCGCGACTCCGCGGTCCGGCTGCGCGAGAAGGACACCCCGACGGAGGTGCTCACGGGCGCGGACCTGGTACCGGGTCTGGCGCAGGCGCTGGCGGCGACGTTCGAGGACTAG